Genomic DNA from Coregonus clupeaformis isolate EN_2021a chromosome 9, ASM2061545v1, whole genome shotgun sequence:
ATCAGCATCCTATTTCACCTACATTTCTTTGCAGAAAGACAAAATATGATGTCTTATAATACTAATGAGATATTGAGATGGGTTATACCTTCACTCCTTCCTTCATGCAGTAGATCTGAAGGGCGCTGACACCCTCGGAGAACGGATGCATGCGGAGATGATTAAACGGAGGGGACTTCCGCTCACGCTCCTACAGGAGGAAAATGTAATTTATTTAATCAGTTAACAGCATTGGTTAAACAGATTGAATGATTGGACAAAGAAGACTGCGGAGGGAGTCTGTGGAGGGACATGTTCTGCTGTTTTATTCTCTATCCAGTAGATGGAAGCACCATCCTTTTGGGGGCTTATTGCAGTATCTCCACTGCAGCACAGAATGCACAAAGCCCTGTGTTCTGAGCCTGTCTGAGCCTGGccatgggaggaggaggggggggcaaTACAGAGGTCCCAGAGACATGACTGatattagtgctgagcgattagtgctatttgaggtcggttcggtttcagATAGATTATTTTAAAAATGATCACGGCTTTCGATTTAGATTTCAATAATTTTTTGTgggacattaaatgcactatgcattatttGGGTTGCATTCTGTAACAACATAGAATAAAACACTTTactaaaagtcccatgatggtagtgactaaccattactgcttatcacttatcacttatcaaccatcatttattcacattgtgtatattacatttgttttaggcCTATTTGACAACTTTaatatttcattccaagtcatcatctcatctctatagagctgctgcctatgctgtctgacaaaatcactattttagtagttcttcaaagtaaataaggcatacttgattgactgctgaataccaactatcaatcttAGATCACGTATTTTCAGATAGAGAATACGAAGCaacttctctccatccctcttaaTCCCACgttcttctgtctcttctctccgcCTCAGACCGGACAAGTAGTCGCACAATTGATTATGATCAATGTAATTAATGACCATGTTTTCTGAGCTAAAccatgtagaatattggcctgttgaaaACTACAACttcctactacatcgcacagttcggaCTGCGtctatctctagagaaactgagCATTGcgctcacaaaaaaatacaaaaaaaaataaaacccgaaaataaccaacatttcagttaatcgctcagcactactgaTATAATGTTTATAATGTATCTAAATATTTGTGTAGACACAAACAAAAATCTGCTATATATCTATTGGTGGGCATATTACAAACCCATGATTTATCTTTCTCCATGTCACCACTgctcttttctttttttctttaaacagCTGTGATTCCACTCAAATGTATGCTTCATTGATATTTGTCAATCATAAAGGCTCACCTCTAGtagaaaatacaaatatattttcacGATTTCAGTTGTATAATCAAATCGATAAATCACAGCACGTTTTTGGACTCATTCTGTATTTTTTACCTGATTCAGTAGAATCCTGTTAAAGTAGCTGTCCAGTGAAAATGTAACTTTTAAAAGTTcctattctgttaactcatacccaaataatgtggttgactcgtcctatactcgtatttgtggtCAAAGCATTAATTGGAGAAAAAAGCACTTTgaaaaccccacctcaaacttgtatctcaaacagactgtTAAAAAATGATTGCGATTTCCTCAAAGAGTATGATGTCATACTCCTGAGgaagatgagctggccaatcagcggtctagaggaggatgagctggccaatcagtggtctacttgcatgaatatttttaatgaccggtatacgcccacacctAAGTAATTCTAGGTCAtttttcatagaaatctggaaacactggacagctaCATAAAAATATTGTTATAAATATTTATATTCCTAAAACATAAGTTGAAAATGATACTGTTGCTGCTTCCTGTTGTCATGGATTTTTCATTTACAGCCCAGTgtcaaaatacatttacattttagtcatttagcagacgctcttacagttagtgagtgcatacatttttttcccgtattttttttcatactggtcccccgtaggaaacgaacccacaactctggcgttgcaaacaccatgctctaccaactgagctacacgggactaaaaTACTGGTTTTAAATGTCCAAATTCATTATCAATATGCTGAAATAGGTCAACATATAAAAATTACTCtgtacacatacactaccagtcaaaagtttggacacacctactaattcaagggtttttctttatttttacattgtagaataacagtgaagacatcaaaactatgaaataacacatatggaatcatgtagtaaccaaaaaagtgttaaacaaattcttcaaatagccaccctttgccttgatgacagcttcgcacactcttggcattctctcaaccagcttcatgaggtagtcacctggattgcatttcaattaacaggtgtgccttcttaaaagttaatttgtggaatttatttacttcttaatgcgtttgagccaatcagttgtgttgtgacaaggtagggggggtatacagaagatagccctatttggtaaaagaccaagtcaatattatggcaactcaaataagcaaagagaaatgacagtccatcattactttaagacatgaaggtcagtcaatacggaacattccaagaactttgaaagtttcttcaagtgcagtcgcaaaaaccatcaagcgctatgatgaaactggctctcatgaggaccgccacaggaatggaaaatgcagagttccctctgctgcagaggataagttcattaccagcctcagaaattgcagcccaaataaatgcttcacagagttcaagtaacagacacatctcaacatcaactgttcagaggcgactgtgtgaatcaggccttcatggtctaattgctgcaaagaaagcactactaaaggacaccaataataagaagagacctgcttgggccaagaaacacgagcaatggacattagaccggtggaaatttgtcctttggagtccaaattggagatttttggttcaaaccagcgtgtctttgtgagacacggtgtgggtgaacggatgatctccgcatgtgtaggtcccaccgtaaagcatggaggaggaggtgctatggtgtgggagtgctttgctggtgacactatctgtgatttatttagaattcaaggcacacttaaccagcatggctaccacagcattctgcagcgatacgccatcccatctggtttgggcttagtgggactatcatttgttttttaacaggacaatgacccaacacacctccaggctttgtaagtgatggagtgctgcatcagatgacctggcctccacaatctcccgacctcaacccaattgagatggtttgggatgagtcggacggcagagtgaaggaaaagcagccaacaagtgctcagcatatgtgggaactccttcaagactgttggaaaagcattccaggtgaagctggttgagagaatgccaagagtgtgcaaagctgtcatcaaggcaaagggtggctatttgaagattctcaaatatgaGATttttttaacacctttttggttactacatgattccatatgtgttatttcatagttttgatgtcttcactattattctacaatgtaaaaaatagtacaaataaagaaaaacccttcaatgaataggtgtgtccaaacttttgactggtactgtacgtgtcACAATTGTGTTCAGATTACTTGTATTTTGCTAAATTAGTACCTTATAAACTACACATGCACCAGCATTTTCCAAGCGTCCTCAAATTGATTAGCTTGTTGTATTGTAATCAATAGCGCACGCAAACTAATCACATAGATATTGTATTGAAATCAATGGGACAATAACCGCGGTGACATGTACCATTTGTGCTCTTCTAAAAGAAAAACCACAACAAACTTGTGTAAATTACATATACCTGTCGATAGATGAGAACCTGTAGTAGCCATTTATCAACTCATCTCCTTGTGCAACCATGTTGACGGTAAATGGCCAATACGAAAAAGGAAACGCAACACTTTTTTGACTGGATAATTTCAACGAATCGTCACCTCACAGGTAGTTCTACATAGTGACAGGGGTTGGATttcatttgagtgacagcttgaCTGTGAAATCCGTGTATTTGTTTGTGGCCAGTGACTTTTATACAGAAATTGCTGCAAATTATTTGTGCCATTTGAGTTTGAAAATGACAACTGCGTTCTAAGTCATGCAACGGACAGGTGCGTATGATAAAACCAACAGTACCAAACCAAAGATATTGTAGCATCAATGTAGCATCATCTTGATGACTATAAACTGTTATATTAACATTACTAATCTGAGGTAAAAAGGATGTGTAATTCCACTACATTTTATGTTTTGAAATTGCAAGCTTGTGTAAGTAAGGTAGTAACACAAACTGTCCACATTAGGTAAATTAGCAATAGAAAAAAATGTCATATGGCCAAAAATATCCAACAACAATAATTCAATTTAAGATGATAGTATATGTTACCCACTCACAAACTATTCCAACAATGACATCTATTTCTCACTCATTTAACCATTTAGAGAGTAAAAAAATGCTCTCAAACACAATTGAACCAGGCGCTCTAGATTAGAGCTTCCATAGTGTCTGTGCAGCAGCCTGAACGTTCCACGTCCTTACCTCTAGCTCCAGTATTCTGAATTCCAGGAGCTCATTCTGGTCCTTGGAGTCTTGCAGCTCCTGTTGCTGTCGACTGCATTTTCCATCCAACTTTTCCACCTGCAGAAGACCAGAGGGATAGCATGAAGGTCAGAGCCTGCCAGTAGCATCGACTTCCATACCCTATACAATATCAAGTGGTGCATGGTGAATGTTCAGATCCAAAATGACTACCATGTATCACCCTTCTTGCTAGCAGACATTGGTGGGGGACAAAGGGAGTTGACTTTAATATACAAAGTAAAGTGCATCCAGTAATGATGCATTGTGTCATGCAATATTACGATCATATCAATGATATCATTGCAGGACAGACCTTTTCCAGCAGCTCCTGATTCCTCCTGAAGAACAGCTGTTTCTCCTCTACCCACTTGGAGTCCTACGAGAGGAGAACTAGGTTTCAATTAGGGAAAAATGGTCTTCTCTTACAGATGTACTTACTTTGATCACTATGTCGTCGAATATCATTTTTCTGCGCTTCCCAGTCAAATTGCCATGGTCTGAGGTTCTATGCCCATTCTACTCATTCTATTTCAATGGTTACACATTGAAGTGTTATACAAAATCTACCATATCCCGTAAATAGATATCATAGCTATCCCACCATGGATAGCATTTCAGTTTGTTAACTGAACTGACCCACAGTGTATGAAATACTAGTGTCAATCACAACCCCATTCAAAATTGTTCTTCACTGTTGTGAGGCAACAGAATCAAAACCATTCATTGACATTCCTCTCAGTCCCCAAGATGAATCACTATTGACAGTCCAACTCTGGAGTTGTAATGACATTTTCACAGCCCTGTTACATTTGGTACTCCTAGTATGtaaataattgcataataactaTGGTCACATACAGTACAAGCCATCCATGCACAGTAATTCAGAGACTGGGACATTGTGTATAGCCTTCCTCTATGTTGTAGGATGTGTcgtaaatggcaccctattccctttatagtgcactacttttgaccagacatagccctatggaccctggtcaaaagtattacactatataaggaataagtGTGCCATTTGGAAACAGCCCATGTCTTAGTGTTGGTCTGTGGGATAATGTCCTTTACCTGTCCTTTGTGGGCGAGCTCCTTCTCCAGGTCTTCTATCTTGGCCTTGTACCTGAGAACATCTGCATGGAGCTGCTCCTGAGCCTGGGACACACAACATATCCACATTAACATCAACCATTTCATACAGCCGTATGAGACGGGTGTTGTTGTTATAGAATACATGGGCAGTGATAGTTGTAGTGGCGTATATAACCTGTATGCAGTCTTATACACAATTTTACTGAATACAGAAACAAATCTGGCATGACCGCATCCCTATTGCCCCAGATAATGTCAAAAACACAATCTTACGCGGGTGACATTTAACTGAAAATTAATGGCAGTGGTACTGTACCTTAGCTTCCATCTCAGCATCCAGAAGGCCCCCTTGATGTTCCTGTAGCAGGGCGTATGCCCTCTGTAAGGCCTGGTACTCTCTGGTCAGCTGCCTGAAGCGCAGCTCCGACTCCTCGTTAGCCAGTCCCTGTGTTGATGGACGGACCCCAGGGTTAGAGAGAAGACATTGGGaacaggagagagcgagagggaagcCAGGATGAGGGTTGATGGACAGAGAGATTAGAAACACATTGGTTCAGAAAGACAGAAGTGAAAGTGcttgaggcggcaggtagcctagcagttaagaccgttgggccagtaaccgaaaggtcgctgtcttgaatccccgagccgactaggtgaaaaatctgtcgatgtgcctttgagcaaggcacttaaccctaattgctcctgtaagttgtgctggataagagcgtctgctaaatgactaaaatgtaaatattgcaTGGATGCTGATTTGCTACTGGTGCTTATGCAAAGGTTATTGATCCCTTATCATAAATAAAGTTCCCTCCCCACCCAGGGTCTGTGTCTATTTCCTGTGATGTGAACAGCTCTCACCTGATCCAGGTCTTCATCAGGAGTGGCTGGGGTGCGGTCCATGCGAAACGAAGCCAAGGAGGATGTCTCCGAGTCCATGGATTCCTCATCGTATCCAAAGAAGGTGTCCACTACAATGTGCCTCTGTGTAGGGAGAGATCACAGGATTGTTTGGAAATCAGATATTTCCCAAGGCAGATTACTGTATTATTGTATTGTGTAAATGTGGCTTCCTCTACCTTTATTGGCCTGTTGCTTCGTTTATGCCTCTTCTTCCGCAAGAGCTTTTCCCTATCCTGAAAGACACAGAGTATATCAGACCTACCAACAAACAAACATACAACTTTAGCAACCATGGATACATTTCATTTGATCAGCTAATTGTATCTGGCAAAGAGCAAAATAGTCAGATACTGTGTGTCCACCAGTTCTCTTTGTGCTTAGTAAATCAATAGTCAGATACTGTGTGTCCACCAGTTCTCTTTGTGCTTAGTAAATCAATAGTCAGATACTGTGTGTCCACCAGTTCTCTTTGTGCTTAGTAAATCAATAGTCAGATACTGTGTGTCCACCAGTTCTCTTTGTGCTTAGTACATCAATAGTCAGATACTGTGTGTCCACCAGTTCTCTTTGTGCTTAGTACATCAATAGTCAGATACTGTGTGTCCACCAGTTCTCTTTGTGCTTAGTAAATCAATAGTCAGATACTGTGTGTCCACCAGTTCTCTTTGTGCTTAGTAAATCAATTGTCTCTTGTGACAGACTGCTAATATACAGTAAATGTTAGCTGGCCAGTGCACacaagatttggttctgggttcaACCGAGATTAGTAAATCAACACCTTTGATCATTTTAGAAGTGAAAGCCTATTTGTAAAATGTACTATTTGACTAAATGTATTTGAATGATTTTTAcattgaaaaaaattaaatatcccGTAATAAAAGTTGTTAAAAAAAATAAGTAAATGCCTATTGTTAGTGGTGAAgtcatatttctctctctctctctctctctctctctctctctatatatatatatatatatatatatatatatatatatatatatacagtgggggaaaaaagtatttagtcagccaccaactgtgcaagttctcccacttaaaaagatgagagaggcctgtaattttcatcataggtacacgtcaactatgacagacaaattgagaaaagaaaaatccagaaaatcacattgtaggattttttatgaatttatttgcaaattatggtggaaaataagtatttggtcacctacaaacaagcaagatttctggctctcacagacctgtaacttattcattaagaggctcctctgtcctccactcgttacctatattaatggcacctgtttgaacttgttatcagtataaaagacacctgtccacaacctcaaacagtcacactccaaactccactatggccaagaccaaagagctgtcaaaggacaccagaaacaaaattgtagacctgcaccaggctgggaagactgaatctgcaataggtaagcagcttggtttgaagaaatcaactgtgggagcaattattaggaaatggaagacatacaataccactgataatctccctcgatctggggctccacgcaagatctcaccccgtggggtcaaaatgatcacaagaacggtgagcaaaaatcccagaaccacacggggggacctagtgaatgaactgcagagagctgggaccaaagtaacaaagcctaccatcagtaacacactacgccgccagggactcaaatactgcagtggcagacgtgtccccctgcttaagccagtacatgtccaggcccgtctgaagtttgctagagtgcatttggatgatccagaagaggattgggagaatgtcatatggtcagatgaaaccaaaatataactttttggtaaaaactcaacttgtcgtgtttggaggacaaagttgcatccaaagaacaccatacctactgtgaagcatgggggtggaaacatcatgctttggggctgtttttctgcaaagggacaaggacgactgatccgtgtaaaggaaagaatgaatggggccatgtatcgtgatattttgagtgaaaacctccttccatcagcaagggcattgaagatgaaacgtggctgggtctttcagcatgacaatgatcccaaacacaccgcccggaatacgaaggagtggctttgtaagaagcatttcaaggtcctggagtggcctagccagtctcaaccccatagaaaatctttggagggagttcaaagtccgtgttgcccagcgacagccccaaaacatcactgctctagaggagatctgcatggaggaatgggccaaaataccagcaacagtgtgtgaaaaccttgtgaagacttacagaaaacgtttgacctgtgtcattgccaacaaagggtatataacaaagtattgagaaacttttgttattgaccaaatacttattttccaccataatttgcaaataaatgcattaaaaatcctacaatgtgattttctggattttttttcctcattttgtctgtcatagttgacgtgtacctatgatgaaaattacaggcctctctcatctttttaagtgggagaacttgcacaattggtggctgactaaatactttttttccccactgtatatttatttattttctttacccctttttctccccaattggtagttacagtcttgtcccatcgctgcaactcccgtacggactcagaGAGAGGCGAagatcgagagccatgcgtcctccgaaacacgaccctgccaagccgcactgcttcttgatacactgctcgcttaacccggaagccagcctcaccaatgtgtaggaggaaacaccgtacaactggcgaccgtgtcagagtgcaggcacccggcccgccacaggagttgctagagcacaatgggacaaggacaacccggctggccaaaccctcccctaacccggacgatgctgggccaattgtgcgccgcctcattggCCTCCCGGTTGgctgccggctgcgacacagcccgggatcaaacccgggtctgtagtgacgcctcaagcactgcgatgcagtgccttagaccgctgctccactcgggaggcccgatGTCCTATTTCTAAAAGGAGAACTCACTCTTGTCAGGTCGTCGATTATGCTCTGCTGCTCCAGCACCTGCAGCTTAAGGAACTCAATCTCCTGGTCGTCATGTGCCTGGTCCAGATCATTCAGAGACTTACAGTTGGATTTCTTCAGCGGTGGGTGGGAGCTGATCTTCTCCTTCTGCACACACAGAAAATACCTTTGTGAGTGGAACCAGTTGTAAGTCTATCTCTCAGTATGTGCTCATCATGAAAAATGAAGATTTGTGGTGGTTAGGGTACTGAGGCCAAAGCCACAATATTATGCACTTCTAAATCTACAAGACTAATGCAGACTTTAAAGCTTTGGTTCCATTTACTTTACTTTGATAAGGACTGTCATCGTGGCCAATGTGTTGCAGACAGTCTTCATAAACACTTGAGCTATTGAGGCATGCTATGCTTGTACTAAACTATTGGAGCCCTGGTTGTATTGAGATCTGTGCGATGATGACACTCGCCATATAAATAGAATTACTAGAATAGGAATTCCCCTTTTAAGTCAATGTTCTGTAATTATATTTATATGCCACTCACCATCTCCAGGTTCTCTTTGGCCAGGCCTTTGAGTTTCTCTTCCATGCGCTGCAGGGTCTGGCTGAGGTCATCGTTCCTCTTGTTCAGCATCTTGTTCTTGTCCAGCATGGGCTTGCACTGCTTCTCCGACTCCCGCACACGCtttagctgagagagagagagagagagagagagagagagagagagagagagagagagagagagggctcgtCAAGTCAACTTGGCAGGGGACTAAATACTGTAATTGTAACTTCTTAGCAGGTACATTCATTGCATGTTTAATGAATCCAGATGAAGACAGATTGTTATCGTTCAGTGACAGAGCATTAAGATGTGATTCTCTGCCAGGCAGGGAGAGTTCAGAGTGACCAGGTCATACCAGTTCATTCCTCTCGTCCACTAGCAGTGAGTTGCGGTCCTCCAGCTTGCGGACGGTGGAGTTGAGGTCAGCCATGCGCCTCTGGTTCCTGCGCATGTCCTAGGTTGTTCAAACCGAACGCACTGTTAGCTCACTGGCATCTTACAACACACTACATTCACTCTTGGACGCAGTCTTTGACACAGCGACAACAGTAAAAAGATTATATGATGTTCTATAATATAATCAATTATTTCAATAACATGTATTATACATTGAATAATAAGATGTTGGTGCCATTTTAATTCAGGAAAATTAAGTTTTATCATTTTATACGTTTCTGGGACGTTTATTTTTGGAGTTCAATTATTGGGTAATTCTTTCTACGTATCAGTCACATCTCTCTAGAAATATTAGCCAAAAAACAGTCGTTTTCTGTCATGTAGTGattttcaagcagaccactaacCCAGAATGTGAGACTGCATTGAAACCTCACAGACTTATTGACTGAACAGCATTCTTCAGAAACAATGCTCTTCAGAGCCCTTCCTTCAGTTCTTTGTTCAGTACCAGATAGAAGCTTGTTTTATTCTAGAAGGTAGGCATTTAAATACTTGTTTGTTGTGGTTTTCATTTGACAAAATATCTAGTACTACTGGTTTGTCATTTTTTGAAAAAGTGATATTGCTCTCATAGAAAGTAATTCCTTGAGCACTACACATGTAGCATAAAAACTGAAATTTGCATATGAAGATATGAAGGGATGCATTTGCCCTACAGTTAGAATTTTGTATTTTGTTGGTGGGGCACTATGGAGTAGAGATCTTCACAGACCCGTTCCGAAATGGACATGGGGCTTTCCCACACGtacctgatatatatatatatatatatatatttttttatatatagagACTTGTTCCGAACGGACCCGAGGAGAACTTGACCCGTTCCGTATAGACCTAGTCAGATCCAGACCCGATCTTTATTAACCGAAGCTGATAAAGcgggagaggagggatagagagggccCGCTCTAGCATGCGGGGGAAGGGCTGTACTGTGAGCGagtgaagggaggagggagggagagatgagagacagcaaccaacTAAGCAGACTCGCGCTATAGTAAACCAGTAGTTGCCATAAataggttatttatcatcatATATGAGGTATTATATGAGTGATTAAACTTTCATATAGAGAATGGCCACACCCAAACTGTGTTTGTTTGACACTGTGTGAAAGCAGTTTGATCATTGTCCTGCAATGTGCAAAGATCATGTTTCTCTGTATGGATGAGGTGATCGGAGTGATTCGACTTGCAGGCTAATTTAATCCTATCCTTAAAAGTATATTTCTGACCACTTATTCATGTCATTCTTCTCAATCTTTTTTCCGCATAAACTGTGTAAACtagtataggcctacagtattttACATCTCATTTTCGGTTAACTGTCCGATTCATTTCCATTTCTTTTGAAATTGGCTTCATTGTTACATTTCAATAATCTACAGGCTGTTTTGTACCATTTCCAAGTTCCCCTCTGCCTTTCTATGTCGTACCGGGCTGCCACAGTGCTCCGCCCCGTCCCCAGCCCGCCCAGGGATCTCTCTCTTGGGACTGCCCAGGTTACACTCTGCCTCCTTGACCAGGAACAGCTGGTCATCCAGGGCATCCTTCTGCATCTGCATCTTCTGCAGCAAACCAATGGCATTCTCCAGCTCCTTCTCCAGAGAGAAGATGGTGCGCTCTTTGGACTTGATCTCATCCACCTGAAGGAGGGCATAGCAAACAGGAAACTCAGAGAGTGGTTAAtgggacacagagagatggacaggacagactgactgtctcaatgattgattgattgattgattgagacagacagacatgtgcaCAGTTCCATTCAAAAATCCATTCAAAAGAGCAAgggtgaaagtagatttaatgtatTCCTGGTACGGGACCTCCTATGTGTTCATGCGCTTGCGGCTGACAGGAGGTAATGATTAATGATGGTGTAATAGCCTACATTTTTCTTGCCATCTTTGTTTAAATTATTGTGTTTTAATTAATGTTTTGGTCTAGTACTCCATACCAGACCGTACTGGCTTAATTTGACCCCTGCAAAAGAGTATCATGTGAAAGAATTATGTATCATATCATGTAACATATGTCATTTGATGATGACCATCACAATTAGCAAGAAAATATAAATGGATCGTTCCatgaaatgagtgccttttgcgtccctttaatattttaagtagaaattgcaccaatattgcattttaaaagcctgttgtATTAAATTAATTGCCTTtcaatatagaccacatggaaaattcaataaatcaatacaattcagcattttgacatggcCCTCCATCAACCCTGCATCACTTCTAGGAAGAGTTTAACCCACTTAATCCACACATTTCTCAAAGTTTCACCATTATTGTAAAGCCCTGGTTATTTTGTTGTTtagacaaagtcatttctgaagaatattatttatttcatgtgataagtgattcatttacgtctgtttgtccctcattttaaggtcaaccctgttacgtgaactgaactttCGTTTTAATATGttgaaactattcctttaaaaaatatttttaaataaGAAACAttaaacatctaatagtcaaatcatagagtaaaagc
This window encodes:
- the LOC121574018 gene encoding janus kinase and microtubule-interacting protein 2-like isoform X1; amino-acid sequence: MAKKGRTKGEKPEALISALQAANEDLRSKLTDIQIELHQEKCKVSKLEREKVQECKRIREQEQHRHTATLTEQRSKWHEEKQKELQALRENLVRQHEQEQARTAKIKDQENQRLKAALSAMRDGSGEKVRTALTLEAKEEARRFFDVERVKLLQEISELKQNKKQTDEALSTMIQADKMKAGDLRSEHQMHQEQISKIKWDSEKDIRRLVDEIKSKERTIFSLEKELENAIGLLQKMQMQKDALDDQLFLVKEAECNLGSPKREIPGRAGDGAEHCGSPVRHRKAEGNLEMDMRRNQRRMADLNSTVRKLEDRNSLLVDERNELLKRVRESEKQCKPMLDKNKMLNKRNDDLSQTLQRMEEKLKGLAKENLEMKEKISSHPPLKKSNCKSLNDLDQAHDDQEIEFLKLQVLEQQSIIDDLTRDREKLLRKKRHKRSNRPIKRHIVVDTFFGYDEESMDSETSSLASFRMDRTPATPDEDLDQGLANEESELRFRQLTREYQALQRAYALLQEHQGGLLDAEMEAKAQEQLHADVLRYKAKIEDLEKELAHKGQDSKWVEEKQLFFRRNQELLEKVEKLDGKCSRQQQELQDSKDQNELLEFRILELEERERKSPPFNHLRMHPFSEGVSALQIYCMKEGVKDVCIPDLIKLLDILGDNGNLRNEEQVAIIQASTVLSLAEKWIQQIEGTEAALHQKMMDLELEMEMFCKQKGYLEEELDYRKSALDQAYVQIQELEATLYNALQQDKVIGYGEPLSDMQKDELRTSVEKLRRQMLRKSREFDCQVLAERMERLHQAHQRIRDLEDKTDIQRRQIKDLEEKFLFLFLFFSLAFILWP
- the LOC121574018 gene encoding janus kinase and microtubule-interacting protein 2-like isoform X2, with protein sequence MAKKGRTKGEKPEALISALQAANEDLRSKLTDIQIELHQEKCKVSKLEREKVQECKRIREQEQHRHTATLTEQRSKWHEEKQKELQALRENLVRQHEQEQARTAKIKDQENQRLKAALSAMRDGSGEKVRTALTLEAKEEARRFFDVERVKLLQEISELKQNKKQTDEALSTMIQADKMKAGDLRSEHQMHQEQISKIKWDSEKDIRRLVDEIKSKERTIFSLEKELENAIGLLQKMQMQKDALDDQLFLVKEAECNLGSPKREIPGRAGDGAEHCGSPDMRRNQRRMADLNSTVRKLEDRNSLLVDERNELLKRVRESEKQCKPMLDKNKMLNKRNDDLSQTLQRMEEKLKGLAKENLEMKEKISSHPPLKKSNCKSLNDLDQAHDDQEIEFLKLQVLEQQSIIDDLTRDREKLLRKKRHKRSNRPIKRHIVVDTFFGYDEESMDSETSSLASFRMDRTPATPDEDLDQGLANEESELRFRQLTREYQALQRAYALLQEHQGGLLDAEMEAKAQEQLHADVLRYKAKIEDLEKELAHKGQDSKWVEEKQLFFRRNQELLEKVEKLDGKCSRQQQELQDSKDQNELLEFRILELEERERKSPPFNHLRMHPFSEGVSALQIYCMKEGVKDVCIPDLIKLLDILGDNGNLRNEEQVAIIQASTVLSLAEKWIQQIEGTEAALHQKMMDLELEMEMFCKQKGYLEEELDYRKSALDQAYVQIQELEATLYNALQQDKVIGYGEPLSDMQKDELRTSVEKLRRQMLRKSREFDCQVLAERMERLHQAHQRIRDLEDKTDIQRRQIKDLEEKFLFLFLFFSLAFILWP